CAGCGGATTCGGTCGGTCCATGATCGCATCGGAATCGAACCAAATAGCCGAGTCGCCGGCGTTACGGGTCATTTGTAAGTACGTTGGCGCCCAATGACTGTTGACAGCAGCACCGGGGCCGGGTATAAGCAAGCCCCACCTCAAAGAGGCGGCGCGCCGCACCGTAACTTCGCGGCGACGACAGCTCGATCCAAGAGGGAGAGACAGCAATGAATCGGAAAATCACGGTTGCATTCCTGGCAGTGTGCTGCTTGGCGGTGGCCATCACAATGTTCGCGCAGGGCGGCGGCGACACGTCCGCCAACATCCAGCAACTCGAAAAAGACATCCGCCACGCGCAAATGAATAGCGATGCCGCATGGTATCGGCAGCACTTGGCTGAGGGCTATGTCGAAGGGCACAGCTGGGGCGACTGGGCGACCAAGGCCGAGGCCATCAAGCAAGCACAGGACAAGTCCATCAAGTTCACCAAAGGCGAGCTCAGCGATGTGAAGGTGACGACCTTCGGACCCAACACCGCGGTCGCACACTATAAGTTCACCTACGATGCCACCTTCAACGGCACGCGCCGTGCTCGCGCGGTGATTTGCAGCGACACATGGATCAACCAGTCCGGCGCCTGGAAGCTCGCTTCCAACCACTGCTCACACGTCGAGGGAACCTAGTGTCCTGAGTCTAAAGTTCTCGTCAAAAATGTTGTCATCCTGAACGTTCGGGGTCCCCGGCCAGCTGTGCTGGCTGGGGTGATTAGTAAAGGACCTGCTTTTTCAACGCTTCGGATGGCGGGGCTCTTCACGATTTATATTGCGAACTTTAGATTCACCACACTAGTTCTGGCATACCGCACCTCCTCCAACGACTGAGGACGGCTCTGTTCCCTGCCCCGACCACAGATGGAAAATGCTCTAACCATCCCGTGTGGTTTTACCGCCGTCGATAACCATCTGCGCTCCGGTCATATAGGGAAATTCGTCGGAAGCAAGCGCCAGGGCAAACGATGCGATCTCTTCGGCAGTCGCCATCCGTTTCATCGGAACATGGGACCTCGCCCACATGTCCGCAGCAGCTTTCCAGACTACATCTGGGACGTTCTCCATGTTGGCTACTCGCCGTACCAACGCGGTATCGGTGGTTCCAGGAATGAGGGCGTTGATACGGATACCCTTATCCACATAATCGAGCGCTGCGGACTGGACAAGACCAACGAGTCCGCGCTTGCTTGCGGTGTAGGCGGAACGCTTCGCCGTCGTCGCGATCGCATTGGAAGATGAGGTCACGACGATATTGCCTCCGCCGGCTGCAAGCATATGCGGAATCTCATACTTCATCGCGAGGAAGACACCACGCACATTCGTGTTCTGAATATCATCCCATTCGGCGGCGCTGTATTCGTGAAGCGGTTTCTCCAGCGTGATACCGGCATTATTGAACGCTACATCCAGACGTCCGTACCGCTGGACGGTCTGATCGACAAAAGATTGCACGCTGCTTTCATCGCGTACGTCTGCGCGAATGTAAACCGCCTCGCCGCCTTGAGATTTGATAGCACTTTCTACTTCCTGTCCGAGATGCTCGCGACGTCCGCAGAATGCAACCTTTGCCCCCTCGGCAGCAAAAGCGATCGCGGCGGCTCGCCCTATTCCGGATGTTGCTCCTGTAACAAGAACGACTTTCCTTGCAAACCTGCGGCGCGAGTTGACTTGTGCGGCACTCGTGTGAGCCGGCGACGCACCGCGGGCGCATCCAGCGACACCTGCCGTTATTGCGCCTGCGGTCATCGCCAGCATCGTACGCCGGTCGAGAGCTGCGTGCTTCTCTTCAGACATAAGTGAACTCCTTCGTAATCGGTTCGAGATGAATTAGTAGAGCAAGGAGATCTCGATCACCTTCTCAGGCTGGTCTAACTGAAACTTCGCTTCGGCAAACTTGGGAGGCCCCATAGATCTCTTCGGATTGTTTGAGGCGCCATATCCTTCCTTCGGAATGCCGAAGACGTTCTTATCCAGCTGGCCGTTCAGGTTCTCATCATGAAAGACCGACACGGCATAGACACCAGGGGGAAGGTCATTCAGCATTACCTGTGCGCTTAGGGTCTGCGGATCGATCTTGACCTGGAGCGTGCGAAACGCCTTCGACTTATCTGCGGGAAAGCCTGCTCCATCATGGAACAGGGCAATGGCGATCTGCCCTTTGCTGTTTCTCGCACCGGCAACCTGGACCGTGAGTTTTGAAGTCACCCCGTCTTGCGAGACAAGTCCCGAAGCGATGCCTGACGCGCCCCCAGGAGCTGATGCAAATAAGGCGATCGCAGCAATGCACAGGAACAATAGGTCCATGGCCGCACGATCCAGGATCGCCTCCGCCCTTTCTTGCCATCTACAACGGACTCCTGATTCTGATCGTCGGTGGGATAACTCTACTGCCGGGTGCGCTGAGAGGGTTCACCATTAACCTTACCGCGAGGGACCGCGGAGTACTCACTGGGTGCTCTGATTCACGAGGACGTCTCCTATCACCGATGCGACTGTACGGGCTTCTTTCCCCGAACCGCACATGCGTTTGCCTCCGTGCTGACGGCAAAGACAAGAAGCGGACGGACTGTATTCTCTGTTCCTTCCCTGGTATCTCCATACGCGGGTTCGTTTATGGCGGTGAATGCGTGGTATCCGAGCCGTTATGAACCTGCCGATGTGAAGGCGTTAGCGCAGGGAATGATCGGTTATCTCATCACATTTTGAAGTTGATGGTGGAGGAAAACTATGCAGCGCTATCTTTCCGCCGGCTTTGAACACAAACGACATGTTTCCTATCCGCAATGGATTCCCAACCGCGTCCTGTGCCGTGAGCAGATTCAGTCCTGGAATAGCAATGAGCTGTGCAGTGGCCCATGTTACTCTCCTGCAATTCTGGCAGGAACGGCAAAGAAAAGGAATAAGTGCCGGAAATGACCGAGGGTTCCGTTTCAGAACGCTGGGATAGATCGGAGCTGACCATCACCACAACCAATGCGCCGGTTCGTAGCCTGCGCGTGTGTCGTTACACTTGCGATCCAGACCAAGCAAGCGGCTATCTTCAAGTTGGAGATCATGTGTTCCTCCTTACGCATGCCTTGATCCGTAACGTTCGCCGTACCCTTGACCGCCCGAATCCCATTCCGGCGGCGCCGGCTTTGC
This genomic window from Terriglobus albidus contains:
- a CDS encoding nuclear transport factor 2 family protein, producing MNRKITVAFLAVCCLAVAITMFAQGGGDTSANIQQLEKDIRHAQMNSDAAWYRQHLAEGYVEGHSWGDWATKAEAIKQAQDKSIKFTKGELSDVKVTTFGPNTAVAHYKFTYDATFNGTRRARAVICSDTWINQSGAWKLASNHCSHVEGT
- a CDS encoding SDR family NAD(P)-dependent oxidoreductase; protein product: MSEEKHAALDRRTMLAMTAGAITAGVAGCARGASPAHTSAAQVNSRRRFARKVVLVTGATSGIGRAAAIAFAAEGAKVAFCGRREHLGQEVESAIKSQGGEAVYIRADVRDESSVQSFVDQTVQRYGRLDVAFNNAGITLEKPLHEYSAAEWDDIQNTNVRGVFLAMKYEIPHMLAAGGGNIVVTSSSNAIATTAKRSAYTASKRGLVGLVQSAALDYVDKGIRINALIPGTTDTALVRRVANMENVPDVVWKAAADMWARSHVPMKRMATAEEIASFALALASDEFPYMTGAQMVIDGGKTTRDG
- a CDS encoding DUF2141 domain-containing protein produces the protein MDLLFLCIAAIALFASAPGGASGIASGLVSQDGVTSKLTVQVAGARNSKGQIAIALFHDGAGFPADKSKAFRTLQVKIDPQTLSAQVMLNDLPPGVYAVSVFHDENLNGQLDKNVFGIPKEGYGASNNPKRSMGPPKFAEAKFQLDQPEKVIEISLLY